In Corynebacterium matruchotii, a single genomic region encodes these proteins:
- a CDS encoding SDR family oxidoreductase, giving the protein MKPDRVLVLGGTGSVGRLVVQALLNHDISARLLSRDPRKAKRMFATTDTGSNTIDIAGGDLMNPATIADALDHVNAVILTHGAPHNSGEYESVDYGAIPALLEALGKKTIPVVLMSSIGVTHNDAIELLTWKRRGERLLRSSGLPYTIIRPGWFDAGTAEEQHAELRQGDSTEYGSVRRVDVAEALVQATFLSEALYRTVELFSVEGPPLEDWAEAFNSTAPDAAGALDGINDKTTLQLDREPHRIIDDLYKFGSMK; this is encoded by the coding sequence ATGAAACCTGACCGAGTTCTTGTTCTAGGAGGAACAGGTTCTGTCGGTCGCCTCGTGGTTCAAGCACTGCTAAACCACGACATTTCTGCACGCCTATTGAGCAGGGATCCCCGCAAAGCCAAAAGAATGTTCGCCACCACCGACACCGGCAGCAATACCATCGATATTGCCGGCGGTGATCTCATGAACCCCGCAACCATTGCCGACGCACTCGATCATGTCAATGCTGTCATTCTCACCCATGGCGCACCCCATAATTCCGGCGAATACGAAAGTGTCGACTATGGGGCCATCCCCGCGCTCTTAGAGGCGTTGGGCAAGAAAACCATCCCTGTTGTCCTCATGAGCTCTATTGGGGTCACCCATAATGATGCCATCGAACTGCTCACCTGGAAACGCCGCGGTGAACGCCTACTCCGCAGCAGCGGGTTGCCCTACACTATTATCCGGCCCGGCTGGTTTGACGCCGGTACCGCCGAAGAACAGCACGCCGAACTCCGCCAGGGCGACAGCACCGAATACGGCTCTGTCCGCCGCGTCGATGTTGCCGAGGCACTCGTCCAGGCCACATTCCTTTCCGAAGCACTCTACCGAACCGTGGAGTTGTTCTCTGTCGAAGGCCCACCCCTGGAGGACTGGGCGGAAGCCTTCAACTCCACCGCCCCCGACGCCGCCGGCGCTCTCGATGGCATTAATGACAAAACCACCCTGCAGTTGGACCGGGAGCCTCACCGCATCATTGACGATCTTTACAAGTTCGGCAGCATGAAATAG